The following proteins are co-located in the Sphingorhabdus lutea genome:
- a CDS encoding energy transducer TonB: MSYATYNNGTNFKAMGLALGINGAIIAAAILIPSAVYFIKKEPRTTVINVENKPDQPPPPVEDFSKEKPAKADPIYIQKPINPAPKNDNDVTTTPEKPTAQPLPTGGVIDGSAPIKPTETIIKPADIPLPLISARRDPKYASRFQPEYPGRLIRLGIEGSATISVLIGTDGRVKIANIVSATHVEFGRAAREQALKSWRFIPARRGDIIVEEWMILPVNFILN, encoded by the coding sequence ATGAGCTATGCAACATATAATAATGGAACAAATTTCAAAGCGATGGGCCTTGCCCTTGGTATAAATGGCGCGATAATCGCCGCCGCCATTTTAATACCATCGGCCGTATATTTCATCAAAAAAGAACCGCGCACCACCGTTATAAATGTTGAAAATAAACCGGACCAGCCGCCACCGCCCGTGGAGGATTTTTCAAAGGAAAAGCCCGCAAAGGCCGACCCCATTTATATACAAAAACCGATAAATCCCGCGCCCAAAAATGATAATGACGTCACAACAACGCCCGAAAAGCCGACTGCCCAACCCTTGCCCACAGGCGGTGTCATTGATGGTTCGGCGCCCATAAAACCAACCGAAACCATAATAAAACCTGCCGACATTCCCTTGCCGTTAATTTCGGCGCGGCGTGACCCCAAATATGCTAGCCGCTTTCAACCCGAATATCCCGGCCGCCTTATCCGGTTGGGGATTGAGGGTTCGGCCACCATAAGCGTGTTAATTGGCACAGATGGCCGTGTAAAAATTGCCAATATTGTGTCGGCTACCCATGTTGAATTTGGCCGTGCGGCAAGGGAGCAAGCATTAAAATCATGGCGGTTTATTCCGGCACGGCGCGGTGATATAATCGTAGAGGAATGGATGATCCTGCCGGTCAATTTTATCCTTAATTAA
- a CDS encoding NAD+ synthase gives MRIAIAQINQLVGNLTGNADAMLQWREQAAKQNADLIIFPELQLIGYPPEDLVLKPAFIRDTAAQLGKLAKATKDHGPAMLVGSIFAENDALYNGVALLHDGKVQAIRYKRELPNYGTFDEKRLFAAGPLPEPIEFMGFKIGLPICEDGWLQPVCAHLAEQGAQLLLSVNGSPYEIDKDDRRAQEVFAARVAETGLPLIFLNRVGGQDELVFDGCSFILNSNGKITHRMPDWEEEMIITDWQLQDGKAVCTDTSPILSSWDDHPADIYNAMVIGLRDYVDTNHFPGVVLGMSGGIDSALCAAIAADALGPERVWCVMLPSRYTSQSSLDDAAQCADMIGCRHDVMPINPAVEAFDSMLSDSFADKQVDITEENVQSRIRCVTLMALSNKFGHMLLTTGNKSEMSVGYATIYGDMSGGYNPLKDAYKMTVFALAEWRNKNMPKMGLGKAGQVIPQNIITKPPSAELRPDQKDSDSLPPYEQLDAILYGLIEKELSVEDICAEGHDRAVVTRIERLLYIAEYKRRQAPIGVKLGSRNFGRDRRYPITNAYRSG, from the coding sequence ATGCGGATTGCAATTGCGCAAATTAACCAGCTTGTCGGCAATTTAACGGGCAATGCCGACGCGATGTTGCAATGGCGGGAACAGGCCGCAAAGCAAAATGCCGATCTTATCATCTTTCCCGAATTACAGCTTATCGGATATCCGCCAGAAGATTTGGTTTTAAAACCCGCCTTTATTCGCGATACGGCGGCGCAACTCGGCAAATTGGCCAAGGCCACAAAAGATCATGGCCCGGCCATGTTGGTGGGCAGTATTTTTGCCGAAAATGACGCATTATATAATGGTGTTGCCTTATTACATGATGGCAAGGTTCAGGCGATAAGATATAAGCGAGAATTACCCAATTATGGCACATTTGATGAAAAGCGCCTATTTGCGGCGGGCCCATTGCCTGAACCAATAGAGTTTATGGGCTTTAAAATCGGCCTGCCCATTTGTGAGGATGGATGGCTGCAACCTGTTTGTGCCCATTTGGCGGAACAGGGCGCTCAATTACTGCTTTCGGTTAATGGCAGCCCCTATGAAATTGACAAGGATGATCGCCGCGCACAGGAGGTGTTTGCCGCGCGCGTTGCCGAAACCGGCCTGCCGTTAATTTTCCTAAACCGTGTGGGGGGACAGGATGAGCTGGTCTTTGACGGCTGTTCATTCATCCTCAATTCCAACGGAAAAATTACGCACCGTATGCCCGATTGGGAAGAAGAAATGATTATCACCGATTGGCAGTTACAAGATGGCAAGGCAGTGTGCACCGACACCTCGCCCATTTTGTCATCATGGGATGACCATCCCGCCGATATTTATAATGCGATGGTCATTGGTCTGCGTGATTATGTTGATACCAACCATTTTCCCGGTGTCGTTTTGGGTATGTCGGGCGGTATAGACAGCGCATTATGTGCGGCAATCGCCGCCGATGCTCTTGGACCAGAACGTGTTTGGTGCGTAATGTTGCCCAGCCGTTATACCAGCCAAAGCAGCCTAGATGATGCAGCGCAGTGCGCCGATATGATTGGCTGTCGTCATGACGTCATGCCCATTAACCCCGCCGTGGAGGCGTTTGACAGCATGCTATCGGACAGCTTTGCCGATAAACAAGTCGATATAACCGAGGAAAATGTGCAATCGCGTATTCGCTGTGTCACCTTAATGGCTTTATCCAATAAATTTGGCCATATGTTGCTGACCACCGGCAATAAAAGTGAGATGAGCGTGGGCTATGCCACCATATATGGCGATATGTCTGGCGGTTATAATCCGTTAAAAGACGCCTATAAAATGACTGTCTTTGCGCTGGCCGAATGGCGCAATAAAAATATGCCAAAAATGGGTTTGGGCAAGGCGGGACAGGTTATCCCCCAAAATATTATCACCAAGCCGCCCAGTGCAGAGCTGCGCCCTGATCAAAAAGATAGCGACTCCCTGCCCCCCTATGAACAATTGGACGCCATTTTATATGGGTTGATTGAAAAAGAATTATCGGTGGAAGATATTTGTGCAGAGGGTCATGACCGCGCGGTGGTGACACGGATTGAACGCCTGCTTTACATTGCCGAATATAAACGCCGCCAAGCACCCATTGGAGTGAAATTGGGCAGCCGCAATTTTGGCCGCGATCGCCGTTACCCCATCACCAATGCCTATCGCAGCGGGTGA
- a CDS encoding ribose-phosphate pyrophosphokinase, giving the protein MKIMSGNSNLPLARAVASYLELPLTDASVRRFADDEIFVEIHENVRGEDVFVIQPTNHPANDNLMELLIMIDALRRASAKRITAVVPYFGYARQDRKPGPRTPISAKLVANLITEAGADRVLCVDLHAGQIQGFFDIPTDNLYGAPVMSADINSRFGDHELMVVSPDVGGVVRARALAKRLNNAPLAIVDKRREKPGESEVMNIIGDVSGRFCILIDDIVDSGGTLCNAADALRANGATEVVAYCTHGVLSGAAADRISKSSLKELVITDSIQATDEVAAAHNIRHLPIAPLLGEAIRRIADESSVSSLFD; this is encoded by the coding sequence ATGAAAATTATGTCGGGAAACAGCAATCTTCCGCTTGCCCGCGCGGTTGCCAGCTATTTGGAATTACCATTAACAGATGCCAGTGTGCGCCGATTTGCCGATGATGAGATTTTTGTTGAAATTCATGAAAATGTGCGCGGAGAGGATGTTTTTGTCATTCAACCGACCAATCATCCTGCCAATGATAATTTAATGGAATTGCTTATCATGATTGATGCGCTGCGCCGTGCATCGGCAAAGCGGATTACTGCGGTTGTGCCCTATTTCGGCTATGCCCGTCAGGATAGAAAGCCCGGGCCAAGGACACCGATTTCCGCCAAATTGGTGGCCAACTTAATTACTGAAGCGGGGGCAGACCGCGTTTTATGCGTTGATTTACATGCCGGACAGATTCAGGGCTTTTTCGATATTCCAACCGATAATTTATATGGCGCACCGGTGATGAGCGCGGATATAAATTCGCGTTTTGGCGATCATGAATTGATGGTCGTGTCCCCCGATGTCGGCGGCGTGGTTCGCGCCCGTGCATTGGCCAAAAGATTGAATAATGCGCCTTTGGCAATTGTTGATAAACGCCGCGAAAAACCAGGCGAAAGCGAAGTGATGAACATTATTGGCGATGTGTCGGGCCGTTTTTGTATCTTAATTGACGATATTGTCGATTCGGGCGGCACATTATGTAATGCGGCCGATGCCCTGCGCGCCAATGGTGCAACCGAAGTGGTGGCATATTGCACCCATGGTGTTTTGTCCGGCGCGGCGGCAGATCGGATTTCCAAATCCAGCTTAAAAGAATTGGTGATTACTGATTCCATTCAGGCAACCGACGAAGTGGCCGCAGCGCATAATATTCGCCATTTGCCTATCGCGCCTTTATTGGGTGAGGCGATCCGCCGCATTGCCGATGAAAGCAGTGTTTCCAGCCTGTTTGATTGA
- the hisN gene encoding histidinol-phosphatase, whose translation MTPSDIIFANRLADAAGDAIRPFFRSDFAHEAKGDASPVTEADRAAEAAIRAIIDTEFPNDAIIGEEFGEKSGSSGRTWVLDPIDGTVSFMAGRPTFGTLIALLQDGWPVLGVIDQCISGERWVGVSGKGTTLNGLPVKTRICGELKDATLASTGPQYFDNHSAEHFMALAGKTSHKHMMWGGDCYNYALLASGHIDIVVESGLKLHDIAALVPIVEGAGGMMCDWKGEPLHAASQGDVIALGDPARLDDVLEALACGH comes from the coding sequence ATGACCCCATCTGATATTATTTTTGCCAACCGATTGGCAGATGCGGCAGGCGATGCCATTCGGCCATTTTTCCGCAGCGATTTCGCGCATGAGGCAAAGGGCGATGCATCCCCCGTGACCGAGGCGGACCGCGCGGCAGAGGCGGCGATTCGCGCAATTATTGATACCGAATTTCCCAATGATGCAATTATTGGCGAGGAATTTGGCGAAAAATCCGGAAGTTCGGGCCGCACTTGGGTGCTTGATCCCATTGACGGCACGGTCAGTTTTATGGCGGGGCGGCCCACCTTTGGCACGTTAATCGCCTTGTTGCAGGATGGGTGGCCGGTTTTGGGTGTGATTGACCAATGCATATCGGGTGAGCGATGGGTTGGTGTGTCGGGCAAGGGGACAACATTAAACGGATTGCCCGTTAAAACCCGCATTTGCGGTGAGTTAAAGGACGCCACCTTGGCCTCTACTGGGCCGCAATATTTTGATAATCATAGCGCGGAGCATTTTATGGCGCTGGCGGGTAAAACATCGCATAAACATATGATGTGGGGCGGTGATTGTTATAATTATGCGCTTTTGGCCAGCGGGCATATTGATATTGTGGTGGAAAGCGGGTTGAAATTGCATGATATTGCGGCGCTTGTCCCCATAGTGGAGGGCGCGGGCGGCATGATGTGCGATTGGAAGGGTGAGCCTTTGCACGCGGCGTCACAGGGTGATGTTATTGCCCTTGGCGATCCGGCACGTTTGGACGATGTGTTGGAGGCGCTGGCCTGCGGCCATTAA
- the rpmI gene encoding 50S ribosomal protein L35: MPKLKTKSGVKKRFKITATGKIKHGVAGKRHRLMSHNGKYIRQNRGTSVISDADTKTIKKWAPYGLG, encoded by the coding sequence ATGCCCAAGTTGAAAACCAAAAGTGGTGTGAAGAAACGCTTCAAAATCACCGCTACCGGTAAAATTAAGCACGGCGTAGCCGGCAAACGTCACCGTTTGATGAGCCATAATGGCAAATATATCCGTCAAAATCGCGGTACCAGCGTCATTTCTGATGCAGATACAAAAACAATCAAAAAATGGGCGCCTTACGGTTTGGGTTGA
- the rplT gene encoding 50S ribosomal protein L20: MARVKRGVTTRAKHKRILEQAKGYYGRRKNTIRIARQAVEKAGQYAYRDRKVKKRSFRAIWIQRINAAVRAEGLTYGRFMHGVKLANIELDRKVLADLAMNEAAIFSGIIKQAQAALDKAA; the protein is encoded by the coding sequence ATGGCACGCGTCAAACGGGGTGTTACCACCCGCGCAAAACATAAAAGAATTTTGGAACAGGCCAAAGGTTATTATGGCCGCCGCAAAAATACCATCCGTATCGCCCGTCAAGCGGTTGAGAAGGCTGGTCAATATGCATATCGTGACCGTAAGGTTAAAAAACGCAGCTTCCGCGCAATTTGGATTCAGCGTATTAACGCGGCCGTTCGTGCAGAGGGTTTGACCTATGGTCGTTTCATGCATGGCGTGAAATTGGCAAATATTGAGCTGGATCGTAAAGTATTGGCTGACCTTGCCATGAACGAAGCAGCAATATTTAGCGGCATTATCAAACAGGCTCAGGCCGCTTTGGATAAAGCTGCTTAA
- the pheS gene encoding phenylalanine--tRNA ligase subunit alpha — protein MSDVENIMDQALAAILAAADLDKLEQLRLDYLGKQGSISSLLKTLGKMSPEERQVEGPKINGAREAVANAISDKKAALETALLNARLANEKLDMTLPAPIAAKGSIHPVSQVMDELAEIFADMGFAVAEGPEIEDDWRNFTALNIPETHPARAMHDTFYFPEKDAQGRDMLLRTHTSPVQIRTMQSVVAAGGEPPIHIIAPGRVYRSDSDATHTPMFHQIEGLVIDKGINLGHLKWTLETFLRAFFERDDVVLRLRPSYFPFTEPGVEVDVGYTNIKGKRVIGGSGDDADGGWMEVLGSGMVHARVLENCGLDPEIYQGFAFGTGVDRLAMLKYGMDDLRAFFDGDGRWLGHYGFDALDVPTLSGGVGVSA, from the coding sequence ATGAGTGATGTTGAAAATATTATGGATCAAGCGCTAGCGGCGATATTAGCTGCGGCCGATTTAGATAAGTTGGAACAATTGCGGCTTGATTATTTGGGTAAGCAGGGCAGCATTTCATCATTATTAAAAACATTGGGCAAAATGTCGCCAGAGGAACGCCAAGTAGAAGGGCCGAAAATTAACGGCGCACGCGAGGCTGTGGCCAATGCCATATCGGATAAAAAAGCGGCGCTTGAAACCGCCCTATTAAATGCGCGATTGGCCAATGAAAAATTGGACATGACATTGCCCGCGCCCATTGCAGCAAAGGGCAGCATCCATCCGGTTAGCCAGGTGATGGATGAATTGGCCGAAATTTTTGCCGATATGGGCTTTGCCGTTGCCGAAGGGCCAGAGATTGAGGATGATTGGCGCAATTTTACCGCGCTGAACATTCCCGAAACCCACCCTGCGCGCGCCATGCATGATACATTTTATTTTCCCGAAAAGGACGCGCAGGGCCGCGATATGTTGCTGCGCACGCACACATCGCCCGTGCAAATTCGCACCATGCAATCGGTGGTTGCAGCGGGGGGAGAGCCGCCCATTCATATCATTGCGCCGGGCCGTGTTTACCGCAGCGATAGCGACGCGACCCATACGCCCATGTTCCATCAAATTGAGGGGTTGGTGATTGATAAGGGCATAAATTTGGGCCATTTGAAATGGACATTGGAAACATTTTTACGGGCATTTTTTGAACGTGATGATGTGGTATTGCGCCTGCGTCCATCCTATTTCCCCTTTACTGAACCTGGTGTAGAGGTGGATGTTGGCTATACCAATATAAAGGGAAAGCGCGTCATTGGTGGCAGCGGCGATGATGCCGATGGCGGCTGGATGGAGGTTTTGGGCAGCGGCATGGTGCATGCCCGTGTGCTTGAAAATTGTGGGCTGGACCCAGAAATTTACCAAGGATTTGCATTTGGCACGGGCGTCGACCGCCTTGCCATGTTGAAATATGGGATGGATGATTTGCGGGCATTTTTTGACGGCGATGGCCGCTGGCTTGGCCATTATGGTTTTGACGCATTGGATGTCCCGACATTAAGCGGCGGTGTAGGAGTATCGGCATGA
- the pheT gene encoding phenylalanine--tRNA ligase subunit beta, with protein MKFSLSWLKYYLQSDADANQIAAALNNIGLEVEGVENPADKLSDFRVGKVLSAAPHPQADKLQILSVDAGDGPKQVVCGAPNARAGMLGVFGPAGATVPSNGMMLKVAEIRGVESNGMMCSIAELELGDDHDGIIELPDDAPVGDRYADYAKLDDPIFDVSITPNRQDCMGVMGIARDLAAAGYGEFKPVIVPEISGDYPCPIEIEIADKDGCPAFYGRVIRGVKNGPSPKWLQDRLKAAGQRPISALVDITNYLMFACGRPAHIYDLSKLTGKITARRANEGEEVLALNEKTYKLNSSMTVIADDAGVHDIAGIMGGEHSGCSDETTDILLEIAYFTPENIAKTGQALTLTSDARTRFERGVDPAFLDDGMMLLTDLVLQICGGEASEIVRAGTPPVKPRQIDFDTGLTLILGGVNVTSAQQKEILQKLGFDIDAKWNVTIPSWRRDIDGAADLVEEVVRMVGLDKVPSTPLPRADGVARPTATPLQKLERKMRRSAASRGMNEAINWSFLPEKEANAFGGGAWTLANPISEDMKVMRTSILPGLLSAARRNMDRGALSVRLFEIGRRYFRAKDGSSDERLTLGMVMAGDKNARHWASGKAGKFDAYDAKAEAMALLSAAGVATDNLMIMGDAGAHFHPGQSGTLRMGPKNILASFGTLHPLTAKAFDLDGPVVAAEIYLDSIPAKKGVGAFMRAPYAPPALQAVKRDFAFLFPNDGQAYQLERAIRGCDKQHVKDARIFDAFTGNGVPEGQVSIAIEVTLQPQDKSFTDDELKSLSDKIIAAAAKNGGLLRT; from the coding sequence ATGAAATTTTCATTAAGCTGGTTGAAATATTATTTACAAAGCGATGCCGATGCCAATCAAATTGCTGCGGCCCTGAATAATATTGGTTTAGAGGTTGAGGGGGTTGAAAATCCCGCCGATAAATTATCCGATTTTCGGGTGGGCAAGGTGTTGTCCGCTGCCCCCCATCCACAGGCAGATAAATTACAAATTTTAAGCGTGGATGCGGGCGATGGCCCAAAGCAAGTCGTCTGCGGCGCACCCAATGCACGCGCGGGGATGCTGGGCGTATTTGGTCCGGCGGGTGCAACCGTGCCCAGCAATGGCATGATGTTGAAAGTTGCCGAAATTAGGGGCGTTGAATCCAATGGCATGATGTGTTCCATTGCCGAATTGGAATTGGGCGATGACCATGATGGTATTATCGAACTGCCCGATGATGCGCCTGTGGGCGATCGCTATGCCGATTATGCCAAATTGGACGACCCCATTTTTGATGTCTCCATAACCCCAAATCGTCAAGATTGCATGGGCGTGATGGGCATTGCCCGCGATTTGGCGGCGGCGGGATATGGCGAATTTAAACCTGTCATAGTTCCTGAAATATCAGGCGATTATCCATGCCCGATTGAGATAGAGATTGCGGATAAAGATGGCTGCCCTGCATTTTATGGGCGGGTGATACGCGGCGTTAAAAATGGCCCATCGCCCAAATGGTTGCAGGATAGATTAAAGGCGGCGGGACAGCGCCCCATTTCTGCATTGGTTGATATTACCAATTATTTAATGTTCGCCTGTGGCCGTCCGGCGCATATTTATGATTTGTCAAAATTGACGGGTAAAATCACCGCTCGCCGTGCGAATGAAGGCGAAGAGGTCCTTGCCCTTAATGAAAAAACATATAAGTTAAATTCATCCATGACGGTGATTGCCGATGATGCGGGCGTGCATGATATTGCCGGCATTATGGGCGGCGAACATAGCGGATGCAGCGACGAAACCACCGATATTTTATTGGAAATCGCCTATTTCACGCCGGAAAATATTGCCAAAACGGGACAGGCATTAACCCTGACCAGCGATGCCCGCACCCGTTTTGAACGCGGTGTTGACCCCGCATTTTTAGATGATGGCATGATGCTGTTGACCGATTTGGTGCTGCAAATTTGCGGCGGAGAGGCAAGCGAGATTGTCCGTGCGGGCACGCCGCCAGTAAAGCCGCGCCAGATAGATTTTGACACCGGCCTTACCCTTATATTGGGCGGGGTGAATGTGACATCGGCCCAGCAAAAGGAAATTTTGCAAAAATTGGGCTTTGACATTGATGCAAAATGGAATGTCACCATTCCCAGCTGGCGCCGCGATATTGATGGCGCGGCCGATTTGGTGGAGGAAGTGGTGCGTATGGTCGGCCTTGATAAAGTGCCCTCCACCCCCTTGCCCCGCGCCGATGGCGTGGCGCGGCCCACCGCAACTCCTTTGCAAAAATTGGAACGCAAAATGCGGCGCAGCGCGGCATCGCGCGGGATGAATGAGGCGATAAATTGGTCATTCCTTCCAGAAAAAGAGGCAAATGCCTTTGGCGGCGGTGCGTGGACATTGGCCAATCCAATAAGCGAAGATATGAAGGTGATGCGCACCTCAATCTTGCCCGGATTATTATCTGCGGCCCGCCGCAATATGGACAGGGGGGCATTATCGGTTCGTTTATTTGAAATTGGGCGGCGATATTTCCGCGCGAAAGATGGATCGAGTGACGAACGTTTAACCTTGGGCATGGTGATGGCGGGCGATAAAAATGCACGCCATTGGGCCAGTGGTAAGGCGGGTAAATTTGATGCCTATGACGCAAAGGCAGAGGCGATGGCATTATTATCTGCCGCAGGGGTTGCCACCGATAATTTGATGATAATGGGGGATGCGGGGGCGCATTTCCACCCCGGTCAATCGGGCACATTGCGTATGGGCCCCAAAAATATCTTGGCCAGTTTCGGCACATTGCATCCCCTGACGGCCAAGGCTTTTGACCTTGACGGGCCGGTGGTTGCCGCAGAAATTTATTTAGATTCCATTCCCGCCAAAAAAGGCGTGGGTGCATTTATGCGTGCGCCCTATGCGCCTCCCGCATTGCAAGCGGTGAAGCGTGATTTTGCGTTTCTTTTCCCCAATGATGGACAGGCATATCAATTGGAACGCGCGATAAGGGGATGCGATAAGCAGCATGTCAAAGATGCGCGCATTTTTGATGCCTTTACCGGCAATGGCGTGCCCGAAGGACAGGTCAGCATTGCGATAGAAGTGACGTTGCAGCCACAGGATAAAAGCTTTACCGATGATGAGTTAAAATCATTATCGGATAAGATTATCGCGGCGGCGGCCAAAAATGGCGGTTTGTTAAGGACATAA
- a CDS encoding aldose 1-epimerase family protein — translation MLSISSGELTAQINPMGAELSSIQTRNGAELMTNADPKFWAGRAPLLFPIVGRLHDDVARIYGGQYHMPQHGLARHQQFDVVHHGEDEITLQLRENDKSLAQYPFAFALDAYFKVAGATLYQKITVKNMGDGDMPFSFGFHPAFAWPLPFGAAKDVHEIIFEHDEPAQLCVISSEATIAHEMKDGPVKKDRFTPHDDMFANDALVWRELNSRSLIYGDAGGAHLAIDFPDTPWLGIWTKPGAAYLCIEPWAGMADPQGFTGDFTEKPGIMMLAKGEERSFRMDVTLKLG, via the coding sequence ATGTTAAGCATTTCATCGGGTGAGTTAACCGCCCAAATTAACCCGATGGGTGCAGAGTTAAGCTCTATACAAACCCGAAATGGGGCAGAGTTGATGACCAATGCCGATCCCAAATTTTGGGCGGGGCGTGCGCCATTATTATTCCCCATTGTTGGCCGGCTGCATGATGATGTGGCGCGGATATATGGCGGGCAATATCATATGCCGCAACATGGGTTGGCGCGGCATCAACAATTTGATGTGGTCCATCATGGGGAAGATGAAATCACCCTGCAATTGCGGGAAAATGATAAAAGCCTTGCCCAATATCCCTTTGCCTTTGCATTGGACGCATATTTTAAGGTTGCCGGCGCAACTCTTTATCAAAAAATTACCGTCAAAAATATGGGCGATGGGGACATGCCATTTAGTTTTGGTTTCCACCCCGCCTTTGCATGGCCTTTGCCATTTGGCGCGGCAAAGGACGTGCATGAGATTATTTTTGAACATGATGAGCCAGCGCAGCTTTGCGTTATTTCGTCTGAGGCGACCATTGCCCATGAAATGAAGGATGGTCCGGTAAAGAAAGATCGCTTTACCCCCCATGATGATATGTTTGCCAATGATGCATTGGTGTGGCGTGAATTAAACAGCCGTTCGTTAATTTATGGCGATGCAGGCGGCGCACATTTGGCGATTGATTTTCCCGACACCCCATGGCTTGGCATTTGGACAAAACCAGGGGCTGCATATTTATGTATTGAACCATGGGCGGGCATGGCCGATCCACAAGGCTTTACAGGCGATTTTACCGAAAAACCGGGAATTATGATGTTGGCCAAAGGCGAAGAGCGCAGCTTTCGCATGGACGTCACCCTAAAGCTAGGATAA
- a CDS encoding peptide chain release factor 3, with translation MNAQNRRTFAIISHPDAGKTTLTEKLLLQGGAIHLAGEVKARGQARRARSDWMKIEQQRGISVTSSVMTFERGGITFNLLDTPGHEDFSEDTYRTLTAVDSAIMVIDAAKGIEPQTRKLFEVCRLRNVPIITFVNKVDREGRDTFELLDEVADMLALDICPMSWPVGMGGEFEGIFDFVTGNLMQPTGGSKAFEGKIIATGGIDDDILAENLSERGLSKLREEGGLAKEAYPDFDLAAYQNGDLTPVFFGSALKEFGIVEMIDAIAAHAPPPRPQPIEGGFIDPSDSEVTGFIFKVQANMDPNHRDRIAFMRLCSGTFKRGMKLTPSGHGKPVAIHSPILFFAQDREIADTAQPGDIIGIPNHGTLRVGDTLSEKNNRQFIGLPNFAPEILRRVVLKDPTKTKQLRKALDDLSEEGVIQVFYPEIGSQWVIGVVGQLQLEVLISRLEAEYKVEAVLEPAPFDTARWLKGAEAKIENFASLNRANMAKDRDGDAVFLARSSWDVGYQQEKNPDLIFGATKER, from the coding sequence ATGAACGCACAAAATAGGCGCACCTTTGCCATTATTTCGCACCCCGATGCGGGTAAAACGACATTGACCGAAAAATTATTGCTTCAGGGTGGGGCAATCCATTTGGCGGGCGAGGTAAAGGCGCGGGGACAGGCAAGGCGCGCGCGGTCCGATTGGATGAAAATTGAACAACAGCGCGGCATTTCTGTGACCAGTTCGGTGATGACATTTGAACGGGGCGGCATTACTTTTAATCTGCTCGACACGCCGGGGCATGAGGATTTTTCCGAAGATACTTACCGCACGCTAACCGCCGTGGACAGCGCGATTATGGTGATTGACGCGGCAAAGGGTATTGAGCCGCAAACCCGCAAATTATTTGAGGTATGCCGCCTGCGCAATGTGCCGATTATCACCTTTGTGAACAAGGTGGACCGCGAGGGGCGCGACACATTTGAACTGTTGGACGAAGTGGCCGATATGTTGGCGCTGGATATTTGCCCGATGAGCTGGCCCGTGGGCATGGGCGGCGAGTTTGAGGGTATTTTTGATTTCGTTACGGGAAATTTAATGCAGCCCACCGGCGGGTCAAAGGCATTTGAGGGCAAAATAATTGCCACCGGCGGGATTGACGATGATATTTTGGCCGAAAACCTGTCTGAACGCGGGTTAAGCAAGCTTCGTGAAGAGGGCGGATTGGCCAAGGAAGCCTATCCTGATTTTGATCTTGCCGCCTATCAAAATGGGGATTTGACACCGGTATTTTTTGGTTCGGCGTTAAAAGAATTTGGCATTGTCGAGATGATTGATGCGATTGCGGCCCATGCGCCGCCGCCGCGACCACAGCCGATTGAGGGCGGGTTTATTGACCCAAGCGATAGCGAGGTTACAGGATTTATTTTCAAGGTTCAGGCGAATATGGACCCGAACCACCGCGACCGCATTGCCTTTATGCGGCTATGTTCTGGTACGTTCAAACGCGGGATGAAATTAACGCCTTCGGGCCATGGTAAACCAGTGGCCATTCATTCGCCCATTTTATTTTTCGCGCAGGACCGTGAAATTGCCGATACAGCGCAGCCCGGCGACATTATTGGTATTCCCAATCATGGCACATTGCGTGTTGGCGACACATTGAGTGAGAAAAATAATCGGCAATTTATTGGCCTGCCCAATTTTGCGCCCGAAATTTTGCGCCGTGTGGTGTTAAAAGATCCGACCAAAACAAAACAATTGCGTAAAGCGCTGGACGATTTATCCGAAGAAGGTGTGATTCAGGTTTTCTACCCCGAAATTGGCTCACAATGGGTCATTGGTGTGGTGGGCCAATTGCAATTGGAAGTGCTAATCTCTCGTTTAGAGGCAGAATATAAGGTGGAGGCGGTGCTTGAACCCGCGCCATTTGATACTGCCCGCTGGTTAAAGGGCGCAGAAGCGAAAATTGAAAATTTCGCCTCCCTAAACCGTGCAAATATGGCCAAAGACCGCGATGGTGATGCGGTGTTTTTGGCCCGTTCGTCATGGGATGTCGGCTATCAACAGGAAAAAAATCCCGATTTGATATTTGGCGCGACCAAAGAAAGATAA